From a single Glycine soja cultivar W05 chromosome 19, ASM419377v2, whole genome shotgun sequence genomic region:
- the LOC114400751 gene encoding WAT1-related protein At5g07050-like → MEGDGYCGSFFQRCKPYIAMVSLQFGFAGMNIITKVSLNRGMSHYVLVVYRHAFATAAIAPFAIVLERKVRPKMTFLMFMQIFVLGLLGPVIDQNLYYAGLKFTSPTYSCAISNILPAMTFVMAAIFRMEKLDMRKVRCQAKVIGTIVTVAGAMLMTLYKGQVISFLGSKYMHHPRNYVPENTTDSGEKDWFKGSILLILATLSWASFFILQAVTLRKYPAQLSLTALVCALGTLQSIAVTFVMEHKPSVWTIGWDMNLLAAAYAGIISSGITYYVQGIVMQKKGPVFVTAFSPLMMIIVAIMGAFILAEKIYLGGVVGAILIVMGLYSVLWGKHKENKEKEAETTMEVMKCCSENGRLETVVEDAETNNDIEMQKGEASRELRVVISAPKA, encoded by the exons atggaaggagATGGGTATTGTGGGAGTTTCTTTCAGAGGTGCAAGCCTTACATAGCCATGGTTTCTCTGCAATTCGGATTTGCGGGTATGAACATAATCACTAAGGTTTCCCTCAACCGTGGGATGAGCCACTATGTGCTTGTGGTTTATAGACACGCCTTTGCTACTGCAGCTATTGCTCCTTTTGCTATTGTTCTAGAGAG GAAAGTGAGGCCCAAGATGACATTTCTCATGTTCATGCAAATATTTGTGTTGGGTCTACTTGG GCCTGTGATTGATCAGAACTTATACTATGCCGGGCTGAAATTTACTTCCCCGACCTACTCATGTGCGATTAGCAACATTCTTCCTGCAATGACATTTGTGATGGCTGCTATTTTTAg GATGGAGAAGTTGGACATGAGAAAAGTAAGATGCCAAGCAAAGGTGATTGGAACTATTGTAACAGTTGCTGGGGccatgttgatgacattgtatAAAGGGCAAGTAATCAGTTTCTTGGGGTCTAAGTACATGCATCACCCCAGAAACTATGTACCTGAAAACACCACTGATTCTGGTGAAAAGGATTGGTTTAAGGGCTCTATTCTTCTAATACTTGCCACCCTTTCATGGGCTTCTTTCTTCATCCTTCAG GCAGTGACATTAAGGAAATACCCTGCTCAGCTCTCCCTCACAGCACTTGTGTGTGCCTTGGGTACACTGCAGTCAATTGCAGTTACCTTTGTCATGGAGCACAAACCCTCTGTTTGGACCATTGGCTGGGACATGAACCTTCTTGCTGCAGCCTATGCT GGAATAATATCATCAGGTATCACCTACTATGTTCAAGGGATTGTCATGCAGAAAAAAGGTCCTGTTTTCGTAACTGCTTTCAGCCCTTTGATGATGATTATCGTAGCCATCATGGGTGCTTTCATCCTTGCAGAAAAAATATATCTCGGAGG GGTCGTTGGTGCTATTCTCATAGTAATGGGACTTTACTCCGTTCTATGGGGCAAACACAAGGAGAACAAAGAGAAAGAGGCAGAGACAACCATGGAGGTGATGAAGTGCTGTTCAGAAAATGGGAGGTTGGAGACTGTGGTAGAAGATGCTGAAACAAACAACGACATTGAGATGCAAAAGGGTGAAGCCTCGAGAGAGTTAAGGGTAGTCATTAGTGCTCCAAAAGCTTAA